Genomic DNA from Fibrobacter sp.:
CGAGGGATAATCATCCAGGCCATCCCCATTCTCAAAGTCCTCATCCGTAGCGCCAAAATACACATTGGAAGAGCTAGACTGGTCGTCAATGTCAATACCGGAGCCATTGTTCTTGCTGGAGGAAGAAGAGTGAGAACCATGGTTTCCGTCACTGCTGGAAGAACCATTTTCATTACTACTAGAACTTACATCACCACCAGCAGAGGAGCTGGATTTTTCGTTGTCACCACCGGAGCTGCCCGGAGTTTCGCTGCTGCTAGAAGTTTTGTCTCCAGAACTGGAACTTTCACTTCCGCCTTCAGAAGAACTGGACTTCTCCCCTTCGTCATTGGAACTGCTTGAATTACCAGATTCACTGCTACTGGATCCATTCTCGCCAGAACTGGAGCTTTCATTTTTGCCCGCGGATGAACTGGAGGAAACCTTTTCACTACTGCTGGAAACAACATTTTCACTACTAGAAGAAAGCTTAACTGAACTAGAGGACTTTACGCTACTTGAAGAGGATTCAGAACTGCTGGACCAAACCACAAGAGAAGAGCTGCTCATGGAACTACTGGACAGTTCTTCGTCAGAACCCGTGTTTGCGAAGTCACGAACAAAGCCAACGCCGGAAAGCGGGGCTAAGTCATCCAGGTAATTATCCACCCACTGAACATGAATCAGCACGTTATCGTTGATACGCTTTCTTGGATTGGACGCATAGTCAACGAAAATCATATGGCCCGTATTACTAGCCACAAAAAGATGACCATAGCCGTCGGTGGTACCTTGGTCAAGTCGCCAACCCACACCGGGAGTTCTCGGGCCTGACATATTGGCTTCTGATTCAACAAAGAAGTATTCGCGCAGATCGATAGTCGCTACAACCCTTGCCTTAATCGAACCATTTTCGCGATAAGGCTCAATCTGCACAATCTTGGATCCACCAAATACGAAAATCGTCTGGGAGAACTTATCATAGGCGCCACCATGAGCTCCTTCCAAGGAGTCGATAAGGATTCTTGTCTTGAACGCCGTGATAACGGAATCACCTACGGTTCCGCCAACGGTTCCCACATTTTCCTTAGTCACCTTTGTCCATGTAGTATCAATGAACATACCGAAGTACGAGCCGGCAAGTCGGCTCTTGACGCTTGATTCAGAACAAAGTTTTCCTGTAGTGGTATTCGCCTCGCAGCCGCCGCCATAGTAGTCGGAATAGGTAAAGAATGCAGTCCCTTCTCCATCCCAAATGATTGTCGCCAAATCCTTGTCTTTACGGCGACTGGCAGATTCCGCATTCAAGGTGACATGGTAGCCCTTGTCAGCAAAACTTTCAGTATTAGCAGCCTCCGTGGAAAAACGGTACAGAGGTCCAGGAATACCTGCCCCCCACAGCCATTTCTGCGTAGGATCCATCATCAAATGCCAGAAGCCGCTGGTACTTGTTGCAGGGGTCGCCGTTTTTACAAGGCACTTGCCGCCCTGTTCCTTAGCGTTCTTACTCACCTTATAAACACTAGTTCCCTGACCAGCCACGAGCAGGTCTCCATCAGGATGATGAACAATACCGTCGGCACCTCTCACCCCGTCACTCATGGTGCACAGGGTTTTCTTATCCGTGGGTTTCATCTGAAGAACGCCAGCACCATTGTACTGGTAGCTAATGCTCTTGACACGGTCTTCTTTCTCGTACTTGGTATAGTACAAGGTTGCCTTTGTAGAATTCTGAGGAACAATATCGCCTATTCGAAGAATCCAAATACCCGTCGCTGGATTTTCCAGAGGGTTTACAACAGTCTGTGCCACGACAGGAATTCCTGCCATCGCCATCAGAAGCATCTTCACAATGTTTTTTACGTTCATCATTTTGGCATCCTCCGAAATAGTCTCTAGAATTTCTACTGCTTTACAGCAGAAATACCCCATCTAAAGACCCTTTCAATCTTAAAGTCTTCTCTAGCGCCGTAAACCTTGACGTTAAATTTAGCGAGATACACTCCAACACCAACCTTACGTCCATTATCAGCGCGCATGTTCCAGCGAATATAAAGCTTGTCTGGATTTTCCAGGCAGTTTCCGCCAAAGAAGGTATCATCGCAGGCAATCTTTCCTGAAGCACTTCCCACATAGGCACCCAAGTTAGTGTAAATATGCAGTTCCCACGACAAGCCGATTTCATCTAAATCAGGTTTAAAGCCTCCAATGGAATCAGACTTCATGATGGTTGCAAAGCTCACATCCATCAAGACACCAAGAGAAGACTGATTTTCCTTATCTAGCTTATCCTTCACATGGTCAATCGTAAACGGCTTCACTCTTCCGCTCAATTCTTCAGCACGGTTCAAGTCTGCGAAGGAAGTGGTCTTCATGATAACACGGGGATCCCCCTCCACCATGACAGACGGAGATAGTTCCGAGACCTTGTTTCCGTTGACATCGACAATGCCAGATACAAAGTTACCGAATTTTACGGAGTCCGCAGGATTCATTCGCTCGGACAGATCTTCACCAGCCTCCAGGTAGAAGGTTACAACACGACCATTATTGCTCCATTCTGCGGACCCAAGATTGTACGTCACCCAAGAACCATCTACATAGAACAAAAGACAATCATCCGTTAACGTGAAATCACTATAATCAACAGCCTCGGTAAATGTCACGCTGAACCTGTCCGGCTCCATTTCCTGGAAGGATTCCGGATTCAAGAAGGTTCCCGCAATGAGTGGCGGCATATAGTCATTCATTTCGCAGGTTGTCTCTTCAAAGGATTCCTTGCCATCAATCACGATCCTGTTTCGTACTACGGCATAGCCATACTCTTCCCTACCGTTGTAGGAGCGAGTAGAGTCGATGGACGTCAGCATTTCCATCACCCCCATTTTTTCCGGGTCAAGCCCATAGCCAAGAATCTTGCCATCACCAGAAAGATTGAAATCCTCTGCATCTGGAGTAAAGGAAAGAACCTTTCCCTCCGTGTCCAGCCAATAGAAGGTGATTTCCACATTCTTCAAATCTGCAGACGAAATCGGCATATCGAAACCGATGGACACGCTATCCATACGGCCATCGCCATCCCTATCATAGAAGCCGTTGTTTTCGTTATCTGCGTAGATTCGCCCTGCATTCTTGACAACGACTTCCTGATTATTTTTTGCCGTAGGAATGCCATCTTCCGCAGTAAGAATTCCATCTGGGCATTCCTCCTTTTCGCATATCGTCTGAATTTTCACCTTATCACCAATGGCAACCACGCCCGATGCCACAACAAAGTGCCAAACACTACCATTCTTATCGACGGACTCCACATAGATGGACTTGCCGTTAAGCATCAAGCCCTCACCCTCTTCCCAAGACTCGTCCACCCTCTTGTTGAAACGAACCACCAAGGTGTCGCTGCCAGAGTTCCCCTTAATCAAGGTAGCTTCCTGAATAACAGCTCCAATACGGTCGTCAAGTTTCGTTCTAAGGGTATCGCATCGATTTCCAACAGTTGTGCAAAGATAAGCCTTTACAGCACCACTGGCATCATCTCCCTGAACCAGGACATCGACATCGGGAAGACCGTAACCGCCCTTGGTCTTCTTTTCTTCACCGGAAAATTCCTTAAACCTGCCCTCGGTAGGCCAGCTGTAATAAAAATTCTTGACCGTGGAGGAATCCATATTGCCACTGAACCACGTTGCAATACTGTCACCGACACCATCGCCATCGGTATCAAAGATGGAGGCACTGTCCAGGGACGGCATGTCTGGATTGACAAACTGCAGATTTCCTGGGAACGGATCTTTCACAATATAGTCCGGATCGTCCTTGGGGCGAGCCTTGTCAGGAAAGCCATTCAAGGCAAAGGTCGATCCATCCGTTACAGCCTTATTTGCAATTACCAAAAAGGAAGCCACACCGTTTTTAATATCGAGACGCACCGAGCCATCACTTTGCTTAAGGGATTCGCCGGCAAGGCTTAAGAACTGAAGATTACGACTATCATCTTCCGCAGAGAAGTAAAAGGTTTTCTCGAGAGCAGAGTCCAATTGGCCACTTAAAGGCCCCATGGTTATCAAGGCGCGAACATCCACATGGAGAGTATCGCCCACTTCCAGCTTAAGCTTGGATTCCTTTGTGACCACTTCCCCATCGACAATATACTGCAAGGCCGGCGCATAGAAATTGTATACACGAATGATGTTGGGCGCAGCAGTTTCACTTGCGACAGTTCCTATGGGAATATTGGCGTAAGGATACTTGCCACTGACTCCAAATACTACCACACCAGTCTCTCCAGAATTGACTTTCATCATGTGAGAGACTTCTTCCCTAGCGCCATCAACCTGCATAAAGGTAACTAGGGAATCGTTGTCTGCAAGGGGCGCATAGACATAGAAGTCCGTGTTTGGCAGGGCGTTTTCGGGATATGGTTCTTCCCCATCGCGAACAACAAAAAGGCCTACGCCCTTGGTATACTCAATACGAAAATAAAGGCATCGGGAATCCGGTTCATCGCCCTTGTAATTGATGCAGTCGACTTCCAAATTTTCAGCAGCAAAAGAACCTGTTGCAACTAGCAGCAACAGCATCAATGCGCCCCAAATATGCTTTATGGAAGAAAACATAACACACCTCAATCACAACGCCCCAAACACCAGGAAACACAATTCCCATGTTACCTTAAAGATATGTTTTTTTTCCAAATAATCAAAATGAAATATAGTCGGAAAATCGAATTCTCAAGCTATGCGGCCCTATACATTATTCCATCTTGGAATACTGATTCATTAGATCGGTGGCGATATCATCCATGAACAGCCAACCTCGATTTACAAGTTTTAGCACAGTCGTCCGGCCACCTTGTTTCTCGAGGTTTTCACAGGCAAGGAAACCCCTGTCAATCCACTTGCCATAGGCGCTTTCCGAGAAGCAAAATCCTCGTTTTTCAAGGCAGCCCAGGTCAAGCCCGGAACTCTGCCTAAGGGAAAGCCAGACCCACTCCTCCATAACAGCATCCTCATCCAGCTCATCCACGGAAAGGCCTTCCGCAGGACAGCCTCCAACTACATATTCTCGCCAGCGGGGGTACATTTCTGGGGCATAGAACCGGGTATTTCCAACAAAGCTATGCGCTCCGGGGCCAAAGCCCATGTATTCACCTCGATTCCAGTAATTTTTATTGTGGACGCTTTCAAAACCCGGTCTGGCAAAATTAGACACCTCGTAGCGTTTAAATCCTTTTCTATCAAGAAGTTCCACACCTCCCATATACATAGGTTCATAACAATCCTCATCTAGGGAAAGTTCCCCCTGCTCTATGCGGTGCCCCAAGCGGGTACGAGGCGAAACTGTCAAGCCGTAGAAGCTGATGTGATTCAGCGATAAATCTGACAAACGATCCACATCATCAAGAAAGCCCTGCACACTTTGCCTAGGCAAATTGAACATCAAATCACCAGATACCTGAATTCCCTTCGTGGATGTCAATTTTTCCAGCGCCGACAAACCCATCTGAACAGAATGGGAACGTCCTACCAGTTTCAGTAAATTCGGATCAAAGGTCTGTAAACCGAGACTTATTCGATTCACACCTAGTTGCTTCGCATTTTCAATGGATTCGTCGCTGGTGGATTCGGGATTGAACTCCATAGATACTTCCCTCATCCGGGAAATGTCAACACCTACAGACGACAAGCATCCAAAAATTTGCTGAAGACATTCGAAAGGTAGAATGGATGGGGTTCCTCCACCAAGATAAAGAGTTTCCGCACTGCCTAAAAGCCCTGGTCGGGTCCTTTCAAACTGGACTATTTCAGCACACAACAAGTCCGTGTACTCTTGAAACAGCTTGGTAAACGCTGGCATTACGCGAAAATCGCAATAATCGCAAACCTTTTTACAAAACGGAATATGCAGGTAAATACAAAACAATTTTTTACAACAACCGGATGATTTTTTTTGTTCTCTTTTGTTAAAATTTAAATTATATAGAGGGTATGGAGAACCAGCAGAAAAAGAAATGGCTAAGAAAATTAAAGAGGCGCCTCCCGCTTCTTGTGTTTTTGACGTTGTCAACGATCATATTTTTCTTCGCTTCTACAATCTTGCTGGATGATTCCTACAAGGACATCATCATTATCGCGATGTTCTGGGCTCTACCTCTATTCATCCATTAGAAGGTAGCTATTATGGCAATGACTCGCTTGACACAACGCAAATTCAAGGCAATTTGCTTTTACATACTAAGTTGGGTGTTCATCGTTCTAGGTGCAACAGCCCTCGTCATGTATGGCACCGAGAACGGCATTGATTGGATCAAGTTCATATTCATGCTGCAGTTCGCCTTATTTACCGGACTTACGCACGGCATCTACGATGTGGTGATCCTTCAAGACGAAATGGACCACAGGCCCGTGGCCACAGCCCTTGTAATCCGTTCATGCTTTTTCCTTTCAACCATCAGCGTTAATTTAACCCTATGCACCTTGATATGGGGAATTCGCGAGCACGAAGGAATCATCAACGAAGTTGCCATGCAAGCTGTGGCCGACATGTTCAGAGATCCTAGCCAACAGATTCTCATTTTCAACTTGTTCCTGCTCGGGCACCTGATTACCTTTATACGTTCCGTACACAAGAAATTCGGTTCCAAGGTTTTTATCAATACGGTTCTTGGCAAGTACCAGGATCCTATCGAAGAAGACCTCGCCTTCATGTTCATTGACCTAAAGTCCTCCACCACCATTTGCGAAGAACTGGGCAACATGAAGTACAGCAACTTCATGAAAGACTACTACAAGCTTTTGTCCAACTGTTGCGAAGAAAACCATGGTGAAATTTACCAGATTGCTGGCGACGGCGCTTTCCTTACATGGAAAACAAAATCCTGCCGTCACAAAGCAAGACCCCTAAACTGTTTTTACGATTTCAAGGAGTGCCTGTTGCGCACACAAAAAAAATTTATGCGTCGCTACGGCATCATACCCGACTTCAAGGCAGCAGCCCACTGTGGCAAAGTGATTTCCACTGAAGTCGGGAACTTTGGAAGCGAAATGGCCTATCATGGAGATGTATTAAACACAACCTCCAGAATCCAGACACTATGCAGCAAGCTGGGACAGGACTTATTGATTTCCGAAGATATGCTAAAGAACCTGCCACAAACTCTGCCGCACGGGTTCTCCAGTTCCTTGGCAGGAACCTTCGAGCTACGCGGAAAGAAAAATTCTATCCCGGTATACGCCCTGCAAATTCCAGAAATACCGGAAAGCCCTAAAAAGAAACATTTTTAAGAGAAAAAAGTTGATTTTACAAAAAAAATCAACTTTTTTCTTATTCATACCTTTACAGTCGCCCTAAAATTATCTATATATGGGTCACCCTCGCGGGAATAGCTCAGTTGGTAGAGCACGACCTTGCCAAGGTCGGGGTCGAGGGTCCGAGTCCCTTTTCCCGCTCTAA
This window encodes:
- a CDS encoding coproporphyrinogen III oxidase family protein, with the protein product MPAFTKLFQEYTDLLCAEIVQFERTRPGLLGSAETLYLGGGTPSILPFECLQQIFGCLSSVGVDISRMREVSMEFNPESTSDESIENAKQLGVNRISLGLQTFDPNLLKLVGRSHSVQMGLSALEKLTSTKGIQVSGDLMFNLPRQSVQGFLDDVDRLSDLSLNHISFYGLTVSPRTRLGHRIEQGELSLDEDCYEPMYMGGVELLDRKGFKRYEVSNFARPGFESVHNKNYWNRGEYMGFGPGAHSFVGNTRFYAPEMYPRWREYVVGGCPAEGLSVDELDEDAVMEEWVWLSLRQSSGLDLGCLEKRGFCFSESAYGKWIDRGFLACENLEKQGGRTTVLKLVNRGWLFMDDIATDLMNQYSKME
- a CDS encoding adenylate/guanylate cyclase domain-containing protein yields the protein MAMTRLTQRKFKAICFYILSWVFIVLGATALVMYGTENGIDWIKFIFMLQFALFTGLTHGIYDVVILQDEMDHRPVATALVIRSCFFLSTISVNLTLCTLIWGIREHEGIINEVAMQAVADMFRDPSQQILIFNLFLLGHLITFIRSVHKKFGSKVFINTVLGKYQDPIEEDLAFMFIDLKSSTTICEELGNMKYSNFMKDYYKLLSNCCEENHGEIYQIAGDGAFLTWKTKSCRHKARPLNCFYDFKECLLRTQKKFMRRYGIIPDFKAAAHCGKVISTEVGNFGSEMAYHGDVLNTTSRIQTLCSKLGQDLLISEDMLKNLPQTLPHGFSSSLAGTFELRGKKNSIPVYALQIPEIPESPKKKHF